Proteins from a genomic interval of Tenacibaculum sp. SZ-18:
- a CDS encoding ribonuclease E inhibitor RraB encodes MNSNLENIENIFKQMSKDNWDINNELKWEFTFFDKRKSKLKKIASHLKKEYKFNTKEIEKSELGDWKLEVFKKEILNPNELHQINLKLNHLANSIGIELFDGWSVEKINDF; translated from the coding sequence ATGAACTCAAATTTAGAAAACATAGAAAATATCTTTAAGCAAATGTCAAAGGACAATTGGGATATAAATAATGAACTAAAATGGGAATTTACTTTCTTTGACAAAAGAAAATCAAAATTGAAAAAAATTGCCAGTCATTTGAAAAAGGAATATAAATTTAATACTAAAGAAATCGAAAAATCAGAACTTGGAGATTGGAAGTTAGAAGTTTTTAAAAAAGAAATTTTGAATCCTAATGAATTACATCAAATAAACTTAAAATTAAACCATCTAGCTAACTCAATTGGCATTGAATTATTTGACGGTTGGAGTGTTGAAAAAATAAATGATTTCTGA